The following proteins come from a genomic window of Triticum aestivum cultivar Chinese Spring chromosome 6A, IWGSC CS RefSeq v2.1, whole genome shotgun sequence:
- the LOC123127258 gene encoding (6-4)DNA photolyase isoform X2 — MDAATAATATAAAALVWFRKGLRVHDNPALDAARRSAARVYPVFVLDPRYLRSDPAAPSQGSARAGVARVRFLLESLRDLDARLRRLGSRLLVLRARDDVSDAVCAALKDWNIGKLCFESDTEPYALARDKRVTDFAAASGIEVFSPVSHTLFDPAEIIEKNGGRPPLTYKSFVATAGEPPKPVMEEYSELPPIGDTGGYELLPVPKLEELGYGDVSQEYIPPFRGGETEALKRMRESLQDKEWVAKFEKPKGDPSAFLKPATTVLSPYLKFGCLSARYFYHCIQDVYRSTKTHTKPPVSLAGQLLWRDFFYTVSFGTPNFDQMEGNKICKQIPWIENEELFVAWRDGRTGYPWIDAIMIQLRKWGWMHHLARHSVACFLTRGDLYHRIYSPISFGKKYDPNGDYIRHFIPVLKDMPKEYIYEPWTAPLSVQEKARCIVGKDYPKPVVDHEAASKECRRRMGEAYASNRLGGNPVKGNSSNSSRRKFSDGGQESKMSPTHPCPSNRGREADPRAEKS, encoded by the exons ATGGACGCTGCAACCGccgcgacggcgaccgcggcggcggCGTTGGTCTGGTTCCGGAAGGGCCTGCGCGTGCACGACAACCCGGCGCTCGACGCGGCCCGGCGCAGCGCCGCGCGGGTCTACCCGGTGTTCGTGCTCGACCCGCGGTACCTCCGCTCGGACCCGGCCGCGCCCTCCCAGGGCTCCGCGCGTGCCGGGGTCGCGCGCGTCCGCTTCCTCCTCGAGAGCCTCCGCGACCTGGacgcccgcctccgccgcctcggctcacGCCTCCTCGTCCTGCGCGCCCGCGACGACGTCTCGGACGCCGTCTGCGCAGCCCTCAAGGAC TGGAACATCGGCAAGCTGTGCTTCGAGTCCGACACCGAGCCGTACGCCCTGGCCCGCGACAAGAGAGTCACG GATTTTGCTGCTGCGTCGGGGATCGAGGTGTTCTCGCCTGTCAGCCACACCCTTTTTGACCCAGCAGAAATCATAGAGAAG AATGGGGGCCGGCCACCGTTGACATACAAATCGTTTGTGGCTACCGCTGGAGAGCCGCCCAAGCCAGTGATGGAGGAATACTCTGAGCTCCCGCCAATTGGTGATACGGGAGGATATGAGTTGTTGCCTGTGCCCAAACTGGAGGAGCTTGGATATGGTGATGTCAGCCAG GAGTACATTCCGCCATTCCGCGGCGGCGAGACAGAAGCTCTGAAGAGGATGAGAGAGTCACTCCAGGATAAG GAGTGGGTTGCCAAGTTTGAGAAACCTAAGGGTGACCCTTCTGCCTTCTTGAAACCCGCAACAACGGTCTTGTCACCGTATCTGAAA TTCGGTTGCCTGTCGGCGAGGTACTTTTACCACTGCATTCAAGATGTCTACAGGAGTACCAAAACGCATACAAAACCACCTGTTTCGTTGGCTGGCCAG TTGCTGTGGAGGGATTTCTTCTACACAGTGTCTTTTGGCACTCCTAATTTCGATCAGATGGAAGGGAACAAAATATGCAAACAG ATCCCATGGATAGAGAACGAGGAGCTGTTTGTTGCATGGAGAGATGGCCGGACAGGATATCCATGGATTGATGCCATCATGATTCAG CTGaggaagtggggttggatgcatcATCTTGCACGCCACTCTGTTGCTTGTTTCCTGACGCGGGGTGATCTG TATCACAGAATCTACTCCCCAATCTCATTTGGAAAGAAGTACGATCCCAACGGAGACTACATCAGGCATTTCATCCCGGTGCtaaaag aCATGCCCAAGGAGTACATCTACGAGCCTTGGACTGCACCCCTTAGCGTGCAGGAGAAAGCCAGGTGCATCGTCGGCAAGGACTACCCAAAACCAG TGGTTGACCATGAAGCTGCAAGCAAAGAATGCAGGAGGAGGATGGGGGAAGCTTATGCGTCTAATCGCCTAGGCGGCAACCCTGTCAAAGGAAATTCCTCGAATTCATCGCGAAGGAAGTTTTCTGATGGTGGCCAAGAATCCAAGATGTCCCCGACTCATCCATGTCCAAGCAACCGAGGTAGAGAAGCTGACCCCAGAGCAGAAAAGTCTTAA
- the LOC123127258 gene encoding (6-4)DNA photolyase isoform X1 gives MDAATAATATAAAALVWFRKGLRVHDNPALDAARRSAARVYPVFVLDPRYLRSDPAAPSQGSARAGVARVRFLLESLRDLDARLRRLGSRLLVLRARDDVSDAVCAALKDWNIGKLCFESDTEPYALARDKRVTDFAAASGIEVFSPVSHTLFDPAEIIEKNGGRPPLTYKSFVATAGEPPKPVMEEYSELPPIGDTGGYELLPVPKLEELGYGDVSQEYIPPFRGGETEALKRMRESLQDKEWVAKFEKPKGDPSAFLKPATTVLSPYLKFGCLSARYFYHCIQDVYRSTKTHTKPPVSLAGQLLWRDFFYTVSFGTPNFDQMEGNKICKQIPWIENEELFVAWRDGRTGYPWIDAIMIQLRKWGWMHHLARHSVACFLTRGDLYIHWEQGRDVFERLLIDSDWAINNGNWLWLSCSSFFYQYHRIYSPISFGKKYDPNGDYIRHFIPVLKDMPKEYIYEPWTAPLSVQEKARCIVGKDYPKPVVDHEAASKECRRRMGEAYASNRLGGNPVKGNSSNSSRRKFSDGGQESKMSPTHPCPSNRGREADPRAEKS, from the exons ATGGACGCTGCAACCGccgcgacggcgaccgcggcggcggCGTTGGTCTGGTTCCGGAAGGGCCTGCGCGTGCACGACAACCCGGCGCTCGACGCGGCCCGGCGCAGCGCCGCGCGGGTCTACCCGGTGTTCGTGCTCGACCCGCGGTACCTCCGCTCGGACCCGGCCGCGCCCTCCCAGGGCTCCGCGCGTGCCGGGGTCGCGCGCGTCCGCTTCCTCCTCGAGAGCCTCCGCGACCTGGacgcccgcctccgccgcctcggctcacGCCTCCTCGTCCTGCGCGCCCGCGACGACGTCTCGGACGCCGTCTGCGCAGCCCTCAAGGAC TGGAACATCGGCAAGCTGTGCTTCGAGTCCGACACCGAGCCGTACGCCCTGGCCCGCGACAAGAGAGTCACG GATTTTGCTGCTGCGTCGGGGATCGAGGTGTTCTCGCCTGTCAGCCACACCCTTTTTGACCCAGCAGAAATCATAGAGAAG AATGGGGGCCGGCCACCGTTGACATACAAATCGTTTGTGGCTACCGCTGGAGAGCCGCCCAAGCCAGTGATGGAGGAATACTCTGAGCTCCCGCCAATTGGTGATACGGGAGGATATGAGTTGTTGCCTGTGCCCAAACTGGAGGAGCTTGGATATGGTGATGTCAGCCAG GAGTACATTCCGCCATTCCGCGGCGGCGAGACAGAAGCTCTGAAGAGGATGAGAGAGTCACTCCAGGATAAG GAGTGGGTTGCCAAGTTTGAGAAACCTAAGGGTGACCCTTCTGCCTTCTTGAAACCCGCAACAACGGTCTTGTCACCGTATCTGAAA TTCGGTTGCCTGTCGGCGAGGTACTTTTACCACTGCATTCAAGATGTCTACAGGAGTACCAAAACGCATACAAAACCACCTGTTTCGTTGGCTGGCCAG TTGCTGTGGAGGGATTTCTTCTACACAGTGTCTTTTGGCACTCCTAATTTCGATCAGATGGAAGGGAACAAAATATGCAAACAG ATCCCATGGATAGAGAACGAGGAGCTGTTTGTTGCATGGAGAGATGGCCGGACAGGATATCCATGGATTGATGCCATCATGATTCAG CTGaggaagtggggttggatgcatcATCTTGCACGCCACTCTGTTGCTTGTTTCCTGACGCGGGGTGATCTG TACATCCACTGGGAGCAAGGCCGTGACGTCTTCGAAAGGCTACTGATAGATTCGGACTGGGCCATTAACAATGGAAATTGGCTATGGCTCTCCTGTTCATCATTCTTCTACCAG TATCACAGAATCTACTCCCCAATCTCATTTGGAAAGAAGTACGATCCCAACGGAGACTACATCAGGCATTTCATCCCGGTGCtaaaag aCATGCCCAAGGAGTACATCTACGAGCCTTGGACTGCACCCCTTAGCGTGCAGGAGAAAGCCAGGTGCATCGTCGGCAAGGACTACCCAAAACCAG TGGTTGACCATGAAGCTGCAAGCAAAGAATGCAGGAGGAGGATGGGGGAAGCTTATGCGTCTAATCGCCTAGGCGGCAACCCTGTCAAAGGAAATTCCTCGAATTCATCGCGAAGGAAGTTTTCTGATGGTGGCCAAGAATCCAAGATGTCCCCGACTCATCCATGTCCAAGCAACCGAGGTAGAGAAGCTGACCCCAGAGCAGAAAAGTCTTAA